The following are encoded in a window of Candidatus Binataceae bacterium genomic DNA:
- a CDS encoding alkaline phosphatase family protein, whose protein sequence is MKDGNSSLRIVLLGIIGAITPALCRAAPPKAVPSPAHVIVVMEENRGYDEIIGSQQAPYINQLAFAGASFTNAHAITHPSLPNYLALFSGSTQGVTNDSCPLSFRLPTLQSDLLEAKLRFVGYSEDLPATGSDVCFSGYYARKHAPWTYFPDDPPANNRPFADFPRNLAELPTVSWVIPNQVNDMHSGPILQADSWLRSNLLRYVTWAQRNNSILILDWDEDDGGLTNHIPTIFVGPMVKPGRYSERIDHYNVLRTIEDMYGLSHLGHSAAAPIVDVWQ, encoded by the coding sequence GTGAAAGATGGAAATTCCAGCTTACGGATCGTCTTGCTTGGGATCATCGGTGCAATCACTCCAGCATTGTGCCGGGCCGCTCCGCCCAAAGCGGTTCCTTCCCCTGCCCATGTGATCGTGGTGATGGAAGAAAACCGCGGATATGACGAGATCATTGGCTCGCAGCAAGCTCCGTATATCAACCAACTAGCCTTCGCCGGAGCTTCATTCACCAACGCGCACGCGATCACGCATCCCAGTCTGCCCAACTACCTCGCCTTGTTCTCGGGGTCTACGCAGGGTGTCACGAACGACTCCTGCCCTCTCTCGTTCCGCCTGCCAACTCTACAGAGCGACTTACTTGAAGCTAAGTTGAGGTTCGTGGGTTATTCAGAGGATTTGCCAGCGACCGGATCCGATGTCTGCTTTTCCGGCTATTACGCGCGCAAGCACGCTCCATGGACCTATTTCCCTGACGATCCTCCCGCCAACAATAGACCGTTCGCCGACTTTCCGAGGAATCTCGCCGAGCTGCCCACGGTGTCATGGGTGATTCCCAACCAGGTCAACGACATGCACAGTGGCCCGATCCTGCAGGCAGACAGCTGGTTGCGCAGCAACCTTTTGCGTTACGTGACATGGGCGCAGAGGAACAACAGTATCCTCATCCTCGACTGGGACGAAGACGACGGTGGTTTGACCAACCACATTCCGACAATTTTTGTCGGACCGATGGTGAAGCCGGGTCGATATAGTGAAAGGATCGATCACTACAACGTCCTGCGTACGATCGAAGATATGTACGGATTGTCGCACTTGGGCCATTCCGCCGCAGCTCCGATCGTCGACGTTTGGCAATAA
- a CDS encoding CoA transferase — translation MEKALAGVKVLDLTQFEAGTSCTEMLAWLGADVIKVESPKMGEQGRWMLTEKPGVDSYYFMLLNANKRSITLNLKSEQGRAMFIELVKKVDILSENYSLGTLEGLDLGYEKLRQINPRLIYLTIKGFGTSGPYSSYKSFDMIAQASGGAMSLTGFTGTPPLKPGPTIGDTGTGMHAAIGVLAAYIQRQRTGKGQKVELAMQEAVLNFCRVPMMGTYVTHKPVPRTGNRLGGGPGDIFKCAPGGDNDYVFILCTTPEMWKSLCAAMGQPALADDDRFKDPRSRAHNLEALTATINEWTGKHTKHEVMKILGEAGVPCGKVLDSVELLNDPHLKERGMIVTVNHPVRGEFTMPGCPVRLEDSPAEVTSAPLLGQHNGEVYGELLGMTAGDLDRLKADGVV, via the coding sequence ATGGAAAAAGCTCTGGCAGGCGTGAAAGTGCTCGATCTCACTCAATTCGAAGCCGGCACCTCGTGCACCGAAATGCTCGCGTGGCTGGGCGCTGATGTCATCAAGGTCGAATCTCCCAAGATGGGCGAGCAGGGGCGATGGATGTTGACCGAGAAACCGGGTGTCGACTCCTACTATTTTATGCTGCTCAATGCGAACAAGCGCAGCATCACGCTCAATTTGAAGAGCGAACAGGGCCGCGCGATGTTCATCGAGCTGGTCAAGAAGGTCGATATTCTGAGTGAAAACTACTCGCTCGGCACGCTCGAGGGGCTCGACCTCGGCTACGAGAAGCTTCGCCAGATCAATCCGCGTCTCATCTATCTGACCATCAAGGGGTTCGGTACTAGCGGACCATATAGTTCGTACAAGAGCTTCGACATGATCGCGCAGGCATCGGGCGGTGCGATGTCGCTCACCGGTTTCACCGGAACGCCGCCCCTCAAGCCGGGACCGACTATCGGGGATACCGGCACCGGGATGCATGCCGCAATCGGAGTACTGGCCGCCTACATTCAGCGTCAACGCACCGGAAAGGGGCAGAAGGTCGAACTCGCGATGCAGGAGGCGGTCCTGAACTTCTGCCGCGTCCCGATGATGGGTACCTACGTCACCCACAAGCCGGTGCCGCGTACCGGAAACCGCCTCGGTGGTGGACCGGGCGACATCTTCAAATGCGCACCCGGCGGCGACAACGACTACGTCTTCATCCTGTGCACCACGCCGGAGATGTGGAAGAGTCTGTGCGCGGCGATGGGTCAACCGGCCCTGGCCGACGACGATCGCTTCAAAGATCCACGGTCGCGCGCGCACAACCTCGAGGCTTTGACCGCAACCATCAATGAATGGACCGGTAAACATACCAAACATGAAGTCATGAAAATCCTAGGCGAAGCCGGCGTGCCGTGCGGCAAGGTGCTCGACAGCGTCGAGCTGCTCAACGATCCGCACCTCAAAGAGCGCGGAATGATTGTGACCGTGAACCATCCAGTGCGTGGCGAGTTCACCATGCCCGGATGCCCGGTGCGGCTCGAGGACTCGCCCGCCGAGGTAACCTCCGCGCCGCTTCTGGGCCAGCACAATGGCGAAGTCTACGGCGAGTTGCTGGGCATGACCGCCGGCGATCTCGACCGCCTAAAGGCGGACGGTGTCGTCTGA
- a CDS encoding AAA family ATPase, producing MASAPIVKLGEIRDQLNRAFLERAELIDGALAALLSRNHVLLIGPPGTAKSMLADELCARIDEANYFQWLLTRFSTPEELFGAVSLKGLEQDDYRRVTTHKLPEAHIAFLDEIFKANSSILNALLTLINERIFHNGRERIPTPLITMFGASNELPDEEELSALYDRFMFRFITGYITEDFHFLKMLDGAAAESRTTLSFAELNALAGTVAMVKIPGAIFNEIAELRRSLGREQIVVSDRRWKNSLDVLRAHAIIFGRSVVIEDDLMFLEHVLWKDPEERPKVTDLLRRLVRGYEEEARELLIQSQELRDYAQRPWESNELRDRAVVEAHTKIANILVKFETLLQAASDAGRTIPGADAMRSEVREIQQAMLRRTMGT from the coding sequence ATGGCTTCTGCGCCAATCGTCAAGCTCGGGGAAATTCGTGACCAACTGAATCGCGCCTTCCTGGAGCGAGCAGAGCTGATCGATGGAGCGCTCGCTGCACTCCTCTCGCGCAACCACGTGCTGCTGATCGGCCCGCCCGGAACGGCGAAGTCGATGCTGGCCGACGAGCTGTGCGCCCGGATTGACGAAGCCAACTACTTTCAATGGCTGCTCACCCGCTTCAGCACGCCGGAAGAACTGTTCGGCGCCGTCAGCTTGAAGGGGCTCGAACAGGACGACTACCGGCGGGTCACCACGCACAAGCTGCCCGAGGCGCATATTGCGTTCCTTGATGAAATCTTCAAGGCGAACTCCTCGATTCTCAACGCATTGCTCACGCTCATCAACGAACGGATCTTTCACAATGGCCGCGAGCGCATCCCCACCCCGCTGATCACGATGTTCGGCGCTTCCAACGAGCTGCCAGACGAAGAGGAGTTGAGCGCCCTGTACGATCGATTCATGTTCCGGTTTATCACCGGATACATCACGGAAGATTTTCACTTCCTCAAGATGTTGGACGGCGCCGCGGCGGAAAGCCGAACTACGTTGAGCTTCGCCGAACTGAACGCGCTTGCCGGGACCGTGGCGATGGTTAAGATTCCGGGCGCAATCTTCAACGAGATCGCGGAGCTGCGCCGGAGCCTGGGTCGCGAGCAGATCGTGGTTTCGGACCGCCGCTGGAAAAATTCGCTCGATGTGTTGCGCGCGCACGCGATTATTTTTGGCCGTTCGGTCGTGATCGAAGACGACCTGATGTTTCTGGAGCACGTCTTGTGGAAGGACCCCGAGGAACGCCCCAAAGTGACTGACCTGCTGCGCCGTCTGGTTCGGGGATACGAGGAAGAGGCGCGTGAGCTGCTCATCCAAAGCCAGGAGCTGCGTGACTATGCGCAGCGCCCCTGGGAAAGCAACGAATTGCGCGACCGTGCCGTGGTCGAGGCGCACACCAAAATCGCAAATATCCTGGTCAAGTTCGAAACCCTGCTGCAGGCAGCATCGGACGCGGGGCGAACTATCCCTGGAGCCGACGCGATGCGCTCGGAAGTGCGGGAGATTCAGCAAGCGATGCTACGTCGAACTATGGGCACCTAA